The following are from one region of the Amylibacter sp. IMCC11727 genome:
- a CDS encoding ABC transporter permease — MWFEVAEALVTSFWMVIGITIILGLFVVFSIAISFIYRAYDKTKDKARGYSSLKTVTFGDESSVVANRVASIAAVLSVFLIWCIATGSSLIPTILPPPFTGDTQFEYTARNAAGEEATATVFVRVHKATESKPEKLTNAAQGDGFAKDDVLLIPERRSKIIKVQDNDEGGKEDGYEVIAINGQPVVRENVYPYADGEILVTKRGSLSVRPSTGRTMEALYLPPPEQVWSRFLDLSANGYQGVGLWENVFWSLFRVVIGFALGCLFGIPLGFAIGLNSWLRGWFDPIVEVMRPVPPLALIPLVIIWFGIGEQGKISLLFLAALWIMIIAARAGVSGVSISKVHAAYSLGASKRQLLTKVILPNSLPEIFTGARVAMGVCWGTVVAAELVAAEKGAGKMIIAASKFQLTDIVIIGIIIIGVIGLGIDVLMRMVENKLVPWKGKG, encoded by the coding sequence ATGTGGTTTGAAGTCGCAGAAGCCCTCGTCACCTCCTTTTGGATGGTGATTGGCATTACCATTATCCTCGGCTTGTTTGTGGTGTTTTCCATCGCAATCAGCTTCATTTACCGTGCCTATGACAAAACCAAAGACAAAGCACGCGGCTATTCCAGCCTGAAAACCGTGACTTTTGGGGACGAAAGTTCGGTTGTTGCAAACCGCGTTGCTTCCATTGCTGCGGTTCTGTCCGTTTTCCTGATTTGGTGCATCGCCACAGGCTCCAGCTTGATCCCAACGATCCTGCCACCGCCATTCACAGGTGACACACAATTTGAATACACGGCCCGCAACGCCGCTGGCGAAGAAGCAACGGCAACCGTGTTTGTTCGGGTTCACAAAGCCACCGAGTCAAAGCCTGAAAAGCTGACCAATGCCGCCCAAGGCGATGGTTTTGCCAAAGACGACGTCTTGCTGATCCCAGAGCGCCGCTCCAAGATCATCAAAGTTCAAGACAACGATGAAGGCGGTAAAGAAGACGGTTACGAAGTGATCGCCATCAACGGTCAACCCGTTGTGCGTGAAAACGTCTATCCCTACGCAGATGGCGAAATCCTTGTGACCAAACGGGGCAGCCTCTCTGTGCGCCCATCCACGGGTCGCACAATGGAAGCACTATACCTGCCTCCACCAGAACAGGTCTGGTCCCGTTTCTTGGACCTGTCCGCGAACGGCTACCAAGGTGTTGGCCTTTGGGAAAACGTGTTCTGGTCCTTGTTCCGCGTTGTGATCGGCTTTGCCCTTGGTTGCCTGTTCGGCATCCCGCTTGGCTTTGCCATTGGCCTCAACTCATGGCTGCGCGGCTGGTTTGATCCCATCGTAGAGGTCATGCGCCCCGTACCACCATTGGCGTTGATCCCGCTGGTCATCATCTGGTTCGGCATTGGCGAACAGGGTAAAATTTCCCTGCTGTTCCTCGCCGCACTGTGGATCATGATCATCGCCGCACGCGCTGGTGTATCAGGTGTCAGCATCTCTAAGGTGCATGCCGCGTACTCCCTCGGGGCCAGCAAACGCCAATTGTTGACCAAGGTCATCCTTCCAAACTCCCTGCCTGAGATTTTCACAGGCGCACGGGTTGCGATGGGTGTCTGTTGGGGCACAGTGGTTGCCGCCGAATTGGTTGCTGCGGAAAAAGGGGCCGGTAAAATGATTATCGCTGCGTCTAAATTCCAGCTCACCGATATTGTTATCATCGGCATCATCATCATCGGCGTCATCGGTCTGGGCATCGACGTGCTGATGCGTATGGTCGAAAACAAACTGGTGCCATGGAAAGGCAAAGGCTGA